In Candidatus Competibacteraceae bacterium, the following are encoded in one genomic region:
- a CDS encoding glucosidase translates to MPPDKPADPERQRMDQPTWRCWGPYVSERQWGTVREDYSEYGTAWDYFTHEQARSRAYRWGEDGLGGFCDDRQILCLAVALWNGQDPILKERLFGLTNQEGNHGEDVKELYYYLDATPTYSYARMLYKYPQAAYPYQRLIEENRRRGKMEPEFELMDTGIFADNRYFDVDIEYAKADVDDILLKVTAHNRGPEPARLHLLPQLWFRNTWNWFEGAVKPSLRAQGDRRVLVDHPTGQRVADFDGPQDLLFCDNETNARRLSGKADAPGYFKDAFHDYLIHGQEGAVNPERAGTKAAGWFVFDLPAGGGQALRVRLRPDRGAGDAFADFADLLEKRRQEADVFYAETQKNVSDADARLVQRQALAGLLWSKQFYYYDIPQWLDGDHGQPPPPENRRHGRNSDWRHLNNADIISMPDKWEYPWFAAWDLAFHCVALALVDPQSAKDQLVLLCREWYMHPNGQLPAYEWSFGDVNPPVHAWAAWKVYQADRDQHGGVSDLAFLERVFHKLMLNFTWWVNRKDVEGRNIFQGGFLGLDNIGVFDRSKPLPTGGFLNQADGTAWMAMYSLNLTRIALELAHHNHVYEDIATKFFEHFLSIAAALNNLGDQGIELWDEQDGFFYDVLSLPDGQKTPVRIRSMVGLIPLFAVEVITEDVLEGLKGFDGRLKWFLNYRPDLAKLVSRWEQPGQERRRLLSLVRIVRMKALLQKMLDEKEFLSPYGIRALSRYHLDHPYRFECEGAGYEVRYQPGESTSGLFGGNSNWRGPIWMPVNYLLIQSLRRFDRYYGDGVKVECPTGSGIWLTLNEVADELCRRLSRLFLRDAGGCRPLFGACDLLQTDPYFKDHLLFYEYFHGDDGHGIGAGHQTGWTALIASLINEMYRPG, encoded by the coding sequence ATGCCACCCGACAAGCCGGCCGACCCCGAACGCCAGCGCATGGACCAACCGACCTGGCGGTGTTGGGGTCCGTACGTGAGCGAGCGACAATGGGGTACGGTGCGAGAAGATTACAGCGAGTACGGCACTGCTTGGGATTATTTCACCCACGAACAGGCCCGCAGCCGAGCCTACCGCTGGGGTGAGGACGGCCTCGGCGGGTTCTGCGACGACCGGCAAATTCTGTGTTTGGCGGTGGCCTTGTGGAACGGCCAAGATCCGATTCTCAAGGAGCGCTTGTTCGGATTGACCAACCAGGAAGGCAACCACGGCGAAGATGTCAAAGAATTGTATTACTACCTCGATGCGACGCCGACCTACTCCTACGCCCGGATGCTCTATAAGTACCCGCAAGCAGCGTATCCCTACCAGCGGCTGATCGAGGAGAACCGGCGGCGCGGTAAAATGGAGCCGGAATTCGAGCTGATGGATACCGGCATCTTTGCCGACAACCGCTACTTCGATGTCGATATCGAGTATGCCAAGGCCGATGTCGACGATATTCTGCTGAAGGTCACCGCCCATAATCGCGGACCGGAACCGGCCCGCTTGCATCTGTTGCCGCAGCTTTGGTTCCGTAATACCTGGAACTGGTTCGAGGGCGCCGTCAAGCCCAGCTTGCGCGCCCAAGGCGACCGGCGCGTGCTGGTCGATCATCCCACCGGTCAGCGGGTGGCCGATTTCGACGGCCCGCAAGATTTACTGTTCTGCGACAACGAGACCAACGCGCGCCGGCTGTCCGGCAAAGCCGATGCGCCGGGTTATTTCAAGGACGCTTTCCATGATTATCTGATTCACGGCCAGGAGGGGGCAGTGAACCCGGAGCGCGCCGGCACCAAGGCGGCCGGCTGGTTTGTGTTCGATCTGCCAGCGGGCGGCGGTCAGGCGCTGCGCGTGCGCTTGCGGCCCGACCGCGGCGCTGGTGATGCCTTCGCCGATTTCGCCGATCTGCTGGAAAAGCGGCGGCAAGAGGCCGACGTTTTTTATGCCGAGACCCAAAAGAACGTCAGCGACGCCGACGCTCGGCTGGTGCAACGGCAGGCGCTGGCCGGCCTGTTGTGGAGCAAGCAGTTTTACTACTACGACATCCCGCAATGGTTGGATGGCGACCACGGCCAGCCACCGCCGCCCGAAAATCGCCGCCACGGCCGCAACAGCGATTGGCGGCATCTGAACAACGCCGACATCATTTCCATGCCCGACAAATGGGAGTATCCGTGGTTCGCCGCCTGGGATCTGGCGTTCCATTGCGTGGCGCTGGCGCTGGTGGACCCGCAATCGGCCAAGGACCAACTGGTCCTGCTGTGCCGGGAATGGTACATGCACCCTAACGGCCAATTGCCCGCCTACGAATGGAGTTTCGGCGATGTGAACCCCCCGGTGCACGCTTGGGCGGCCTGGAAAGTCTATCAAGCGGATCGCGACCAACACGGCGGCGTCAGCGATCTGGCGTTTCTGGAACGAGTGTTTCACAAGCTGATGCTCAACTTCACCTGGTGGGTGAACCGCAAGGATGTCGAAGGCCGCAACATCTTCCAAGGGGGCTTCTTGGGCCTTGACAATATCGGCGTGTTCGACCGCTCCAAGCCGCTCCCTACCGGCGGCTTTCTCAATCAGGCCGACGGCACGGCCTGGATGGCGATGTATTCCCTCAATCTGACCCGGATCGCCCTGGAACTGGCCCACCACAATCACGTTTACGAAGACATCGCCACCAAATTTTTCGAACACTTTTTGAGCATCGCCGCCGCCTTGAACAATCTTGGCGACCAGGGAATCGAGCTATGGGACGAGCAAGACGGTTTTTTTTACGATGTGCTGTCTTTGCCCGACGGCCAGAAAACGCCGGTCCGCATTCGCTCCATGGTCGGTCTGATTCCGCTGTTCGCGGTGGAAGTGATCACCGAGGACGTGCTGGAGGGTTTGAAGGGCTTTGATGGCCGCTTGAAATGGTTTCTTAACTATCGCCCCGATCTGGCGAAGCTGGTGTCGCGCTGGGAGCAACCGGGCCAGGAGCGGCGGCGCCTGCTGTCGCTGGTGCGCATCGTCCGCATGAAGGCGTTGCTCCAGAAAATGCTGGATGAAAAAGAATTTCTGTCTCCTTACGGCATCCGGGCGCTGTCGCGCTATCACCTCGACCATCCCTACCGTTTTGAATGCGAGGGAGCGGGTTACGAGGTCCGCTACCAGCCGGGAGAATCCACCAGCGGTTTGTTCGGCGGGAACTCCAACTGGCGCGGGCCGATCTGGATGCCGGTCAACTACCTGCTGATTCAGAGCCTGCGCCGCTTCGATCGCTATTATGGCGATGGGGTCAAGGTGGAATGCCCGACCGGTTCGGGCATTTGGCTGACGCTGAACGAAGTCGCCGACGAACTGTGCCGTCGCCTCAGCCGGCTGTTCCTGCGCGACGCCGGCGGTTGTCGCCCGCTGTTCGGGGCTTGCGATCTCCTGCAAACCGATCCTTATTTCAAGGACCATCTGTTATTTTACGAATATTTTCATGGCGATGATGGGCACGGGATCGGTGCCGGCCACCAAACCGGCTGGACCGCCCTGATCGCCAGTCTCATCAATGAGATGTATCGGCCGGGCTAG
- a CDS encoding IS1 family transposase, with amino-acid sequence MQFHGNERRGMPAAAKALATLLYAMGNMSFCGIARLLGVSDVAVLKWIRKEAEALPAPEMPANVEVVMLDEMHHFLKKTEKLWLWRAYDPIERRALPWVLGRRDDATCREHLGKSESKAIRS; translated from the coding sequence ATGCAATTTCACGGCAACGAAAGGCGGGGGATGCCTGCGGCAGCGAAGGCGCTGGCGACCCTTCTTTATGCGATGGGCAACATGAGTTTCTGCGGCATCGCCCGTCTTTTGGGCGTCAGCGACGTTGCCGTTTTGAAGTGGATAAGGAAAGAGGCAGAAGCTTTGCCAGCACCGGAAATGCCCGCCAACGTTGAGGTTGTGATGCTCGACGAGATGCATCACTTTCTTAAAAAGACAGAAAAACTATGGCTTTGGCGAGCGTATGACCCTATCGAGCGGCGAGCTCTTCCCTGGGTTTTGGGTCGGCGTGATGATGCAACCTGCCGAGAGCACCTCGGAAAATCGGAATCGAAGGCCATACGTTCGTGA
- a CDS encoding IS1 family transposase encodes MTDDWEGFHRNIPEGQLFTGKDLTFPIEQDNSNLRHYLARFRRRTKVVSKSKKMVDLSLRLHHHVRDSKNYAALAAVFLSILS; translated from the coding sequence GTGACCGACGACTGGGAGGGGTTCCACCGCAACATTCCCGAAGGCCAACTCTTCACTGGCAAGGATTTGACCTTTCCCATCGAGCAAGACAACAGCAACCTCCGGCATTATCTGGCGCGGTTCCGACGCCGCACCAAGGTCGTTTCAAAATCGAAGAAGATGGTCGATCTGTCCCTGCGCCTTCACCATCATGTGCGCGACTCCAAAAACTACGCCGCCCTCGCCGCCGTCTTCTTATCTATCTTAAGTTAG
- a CDS encoding DUF1345 domain-containing protein, producing MFVLVTLACCASLAAVALVIDTGRNLRGLARWVHLGVMLSSLAGAWLLIQTVFASHYARVYYRPPPAVKEPARGLSFPDDQEPDYLDFLYYAAVIGMTSQVSDVTTRSRPMRRLTLIHGLLSFGFNLIVLAIAVNVFASSLS from the coding sequence TTGTTTGTTTTGGTGACGTTGGCCTGCTGCGCCAGTCTTGCGGCGGTCGCGCTGGTGATCGATACCGGCCGCAACCTGCGCGGACTGGCGCGTTGGGTCCATCTCGGCGTGATGCTGTCATCCCTGGCGGGCGCGTGGTTGCTGATTCAAACCGTTTTTGCATCCCACTACGCTCGCGTCTATTACCGACCGCCTCCCGCAGTAAAAGAACCGGCGCGCGGCCTGTCCTTTCCCGACGATCAAGAGCCTGATTATCTTGATTTTTTATACTACGCCGCCGTTATCGGCATGACCTCGCAAGTGTCCGACGTGACGACGCGCAGCCGCCCCATGCGCCGGTTGACGCTGATCCATGGCTTGCTGTCGTTCGGCTTCAATCTGATCGTGCTGGCCATTGCGGTCAACGTGTTCGCATCCAGTCTGTCGTGA
- a CDS encoding GGDEF domain-containing protein codes for MNELDHDKLLESIARLTEKRNRLSLEICLTQTMFELLEVEEIVLYRCESDQANLLVRIDHKNCWIRDSEVDETDAEVPINRDTGFRACAHGREMVIESVAEGHRYTFPIPRQDPLIGFLRLVSRRDLRDDRRMIEGFVQIYWNYLKLIEDNERDKLTGLLNRKAFDDKLMDILQASRRATMARAERQHVERRDGDDGKYYWLAVLDIDFFKRINDTYGHLYGDEVLILLANIMRRSFRRSDLLFRYGGEEFVVVFRTRIEGDAPLVLERFRQNVERYHFPQVGQVTASVGYTQILNSEATTVVITRGDKALYYAKEHGRNQIRCYETLITDGAMAKPEGNFGDVELF; via the coding sequence ATGAACGAACTGGATCATGACAAACTGCTGGAGTCCATCGCACGACTCACGGAGAAGCGCAACCGGCTGTCTCTGGAAATTTGCCTGACGCAGACGATGTTCGAGCTGCTTGAAGTCGAGGAAATCGTGCTGTATCGCTGTGAAAGCGATCAAGCCAACCTGCTGGTTCGCATCGACCATAAGAATTGCTGGATTCGAGACAGCGAAGTCGACGAGACCGACGCGGAGGTGCCGATCAATCGTGATACCGGGTTTCGCGCCTGCGCCCACGGGCGCGAGATGGTGATCGAATCCGTCGCCGAGGGCCATCGCTACACCTTCCCCATCCCGCGCCAGGATCCGTTGATCGGGTTCTTGCGATTGGTATCCAGGCGCGACCTGCGCGACGACCGGCGGATGATCGAAGGCTTCGTGCAGATTTACTGGAACTATCTCAAGCTGATCGAAGACAACGAACGCGACAAACTGACCGGCCTGCTCAACCGCAAAGCCTTCGACGATAAGCTCATGGATATCCTGCAAGCCAGCCGGCGCGCCACCATGGCGAGAGCGGAGCGCCAGCACGTGGAGCGGCGCGATGGCGACGACGGCAAATACTATTGGCTGGCGGTGTTGGATATCGATTTCTTCAAGCGCATCAACGACACTTACGGCCATCTCTACGGCGATGAAGTCCTGATTCTGCTCGCCAACATCATGCGCCGTTCGTTCCGTCGTTCCGATCTGCTGTTTCGCTATGGCGGCGAGGAATTCGTGGTGGTGTTCCGAACGCGGATAGAAGGGGACGCGCCGCTCGTTCTCGAACGGTTCCGGCAGAACGTGGAGCGCTATCATTTCCCGCAAGTGGGTCAGGTGACGGCCAGCGTCGGCTACACCCAAATTCTCAATTCGGAAGCCACCACGGTGGTGATCACTCGGGGCGACAAGGCGCTGTATTACGCCAAGGAGCATGGCCGCAACCAGATCCGTTGTTACGAGACTCTGATCACCGACGGCGCGATGGCCAAACCCGAAGGAAATTTCGGCGACGTTGAGTTATTTTAA
- a CDS encoding TRAP transporter small permease subunit, translating to MVALLALLALLTLGHAIVRYLTSYSFAFIEEASVTLLLGLALLGSTATLMAGRRSLVTFSVERLPGRWRSTGNWLALAVILLLFGLLAAFGVLLSFW from the coding sequence ATGGTGGCGCTCTTGGCGTTGCTGGCGCTGCTTACGCTGGGCCATGCGATCGTGCGCTATCTGACCTCTTATTCCTTCGCCTTCATCGAGGAAGCGTCGGTCACCTTGCTGTTGGGACTGGCCTTGCTCGGTTCAACCGCCACCTTGATGGCCGGTCGTCGCAGCCTGGTCACTTTTTCCGTGGAGCGGCTGCCGGGGCGCTGGCGATCGACGGGTAACTGGCTGGCGCTGGCCGTTATCCTGCTGTTGTTCGGCTTGTTGGCGGCGTTCGGCGTCCTCTTATCATTTTGGTGA
- a CDS encoding Na+/H+ antiporter subunit G has product MLDVLLSLLVLAGALLTFIGSLGLVRLRDFYSRLHAPTKATTLGVGSLLLASALYFSTHGQGVSLHEVLVTVFLFITAPVSAHLLSKAALHLKLRSLAALPSEANREGVDHSADRP; this is encoded by the coding sequence ATGCTGGATGTCCTGCTGTCCTTGCTGGTTCTGGCCGGCGCGCTGTTGACCTTCATCGGCTCGCTTGGCTTGGTCCGGTTGCGAGATTTCTACTCCCGACTGCACGCTCCGACCAAAGCGACGACCTTGGGCGTGGGGAGCTTGTTGCTTGCGTCGGCGCTCTATTTCAGCACGCACGGGCAGGGCGTCAGCCTGCATGAGGTGCTGGTGACGGTGTTTTTGTTCATCACCGCGCCGGTCAGCGCTCATCTGCTGTCCAAGGCGGCGCTGCATCTCAAGTTGCGCTCGTTGGCGGCGTTGCCGTCCGAGGCGAATCGTGAAGGAGTGGATCATAGCGCGGATCGGCCGTAG
- a CDS encoding K+/H+ antiporter subunit F produces the protein MSNVALPVAFALVAAAFAGSFWRLLIGPSVPDRILALDTLYVNAIALLVLFGIQLSSPVYFEAALLIALMGFIGTVALCKYLLRGDIIE, from the coding sequence CTGAGCAACGTCGCCTTACCGGTCGCTTTCGCTCTGGTGGCCGCCGCGTTCGCTGGCAGTTTCTGGCGGCTGCTGATCGGTCCCAGCGTCCCGGATCGCATCCTGGCGTTGGATACGCTTTACGTCAACGCCATCGCCCTGCTGGTGTTGTTCGGTATCCAGCTGTCCAGCCCCGTCTATTTCGAAGCGGCGCTGCTGATCGCGTTGATGGGCTTCATCGGCACCGTCGCCTTGTGCAAGTATCTGTTGCGCGGCGACATCATCGAGTGA
- a CDS encoding Na+/H+ antiporter subunit E, giving the protein MSRLLPHPLVALMLAAIWLLLANSAAPGQIVLGLLLGWAISLFAARFWPQTPRIHRPLLALRFVGVVLYDILVANLTVAWLILHSPARLRPAFVPVPLELQSNLAISVLANAICLTPGTVSSRLSLDRRHLLVHALDVGDPDKLVATIKRRYEAPLLEIFEPC; this is encoded by the coding sequence ATGTCTCGTTTGCTGCCGCATCCGCTGGTGGCCCTGATGCTGGCGGCGATCTGGTTGTTGTTGGCCAACAGCGCCGCGCCCGGCCAGATCGTGTTGGGTCTGCTGCTAGGGTGGGCGATTTCGCTGTTCGCGGCGCGGTTCTGGCCGCAAACTCCGCGCATCCACCGGCCGCTGCTGGCGCTGCGGTTCGTCGGTGTGGTGCTCTACGACATTCTGGTGGCGAACCTGACGGTGGCCTGGCTGATCCTGCACTCGCCGGCGCGGCTGCGGCCGGCGTTCGTGCCGGTGCCGCTGGAGCTACAATCGAATTTGGCGATCAGCGTGCTGGCCAACGCCATCTGTCTGACGCCCGGCACGGTGTCCTCGCGCCTGTCGCTGGATCGCCGTCATTTGCTGGTGCACGCGCTCGATGTGGGTGACCCCGATAAACTGGTCGCGACCATCAAGCGCCGTTACGAGGCCCCGTTGCTGGAGATCTTCGAGCCATGCTGA
- a CDS encoding monovalent cation/H+ antiporter subunit D yields the protein MNHWVIAPVLLPWSIAILLLLAGRASLGWRRGASVAAVAAQIGLALALALEVSDGDILVYALGHWPAPFGIVLVADRLAAWMLVVTAFLALFALLYAIRGDDAAGAHFHSLFQLQLFGLNGAFLTGDLFNLFVFFEVLLIASYGLLLHGGGRRRTRAGLQFVAVNVIGSTLFLFAVGTLYGVLGTLNMADLALEVAATPPADAPLVRAAGLLLFGVFALKAALLPFYLWLPAAYAQTSAPVAALFAIMTKVGAYSILRVYPLLFGAGAGLVADLIEPWLLPLALATLGVGMLGALASTQLRQQIAYLMVASVGSLLLAFGLNNAAGIAAGLYYLPHTTFAAAALFLLADSIARRRGELGDRLDPGPTVASAGVLGSLFFVAAVAVAGLPPLSGFLGKFLTLRAALAHPWSPWIMTVVLVAGLFGLIALGRTGSLLFYRTLPPATPPALEESSELARELAPAVGLLLLVVGMTVAAGPIAESAQATAAQILQPQRYIQAVIKPRGIL from the coding sequence ATGAATCATTGGGTCATCGCGCCGGTGCTGTTGCCGTGGTCGATCGCTATCTTACTGCTGCTGGCGGGTCGGGCGAGCCTCGGTTGGCGGCGTGGGGCGAGCGTGGCCGCTGTCGCTGCCCAGATTGGGCTGGCGCTGGCGCTGGCGTTGGAGGTGAGCGATGGCGATATTCTGGTTTACGCGCTGGGCCACTGGCCGGCGCCGTTTGGCATCGTGCTGGTGGCGGACCGCTTGGCGGCCTGGATGTTGGTCGTCACCGCCTTCTTGGCCCTGTTCGCCTTGCTGTACGCGATTCGCGGCGACGATGCGGCCGGAGCGCATTTTCATAGTCTGTTCCAGCTTCAGCTATTCGGGTTGAACGGCGCTTTTCTCACCGGCGATCTGTTCAATCTGTTTGTGTTTTTCGAGGTTTTGCTGATCGCTTCCTACGGGCTGTTGCTGCACGGCGGCGGACGGCGGCGGACGCGGGCGGGTTTGCAGTTCGTGGCGGTCAATGTGATCGGCTCTACCCTGTTTCTGTTCGCGGTGGGGACGCTCTACGGGGTGCTCGGCACGCTCAACATGGCCGACTTGGCGCTCGAAGTCGCGGCCACGCCTCCGGCGGATGCGCCGCTGGTGCGGGCGGCGGGTTTACTGCTGTTTGGGGTGTTCGCTCTCAAGGCGGCCTTGCTGCCGTTTTACTTGTGGCTGCCGGCCGCTTACGCTCAAACCAGCGCGCCGGTCGCCGCGCTGTTCGCCATCATGACCAAGGTCGGCGCCTACAGCATTTTAAGGGTCTATCCGCTGCTTTTCGGCGCGGGCGCGGGGCTGGTCGCCGATCTGATCGAACCGTGGTTGCTACCCTTGGCCCTGGCGACTTTAGGGGTCGGGATGCTGGGCGCGCTGGCCAGCACCCAGCTCCGCCAACAGATCGCCTATCTGATGGTGGCGTCGGTCGGCTCGCTGCTGCTCGCGTTCGGTCTTAATAACGCTGCTGGCATCGCCGCCGGTTTGTATTACCTGCCGCATACCACTTTCGCCGCCGCCGCGCTGTTCCTGCTGGCGGACAGCATCGCCCGCCGCCGCGGTGAATTGGGCGACCGGCTCGATCCTGGGCCGACCGTCGCCAGCGCTGGCGTGCTGGGCAGCTTGTTCTTCGTCGCCGCCGTGGCGGTGGCGGGCTTGCCGCCGCTGTCGGGTTTTCTCGGTAAATTCCTCACGTTGAGGGCGGCGCTGGCCCATCCCTGGTCGCCTTGGATCATGACCGTGGTGCTGGTGGCCGGCCTGTTCGGCCTCATCGCGCTAGGCCGAACCGGTAGCTTGCTGTTTTATCGGACGTTGCCGCCAGCAACACCTCCCGCGCTGGAAGAATCCTCAGAACTGGCGCGCGAGCTGGCGCCCGCTGTCGGCTTGCTGCTGCTGGTCGTTGGGATGACCGTGGCGGCCGGTCCGATCGCCGAGAGCGCGCAGGCCACCGCCGCTCAAATCTTGCAGCCGCAACGCTATATTCAAGCCGTTATCAAACCGAGAGGGATCCTGTAA
- a CDS encoding Na+/H+ antiporter subunit C, with translation MELLLALIVGVLTAAGVYLTLRARTFTVVLGLALLSYAVNLFLFAMGRLTVGQPPLIAASAAGYADPVPQALVLTAIVISFAMTAFVIALALKARAELGNDHVDGRHRS, from the coding sequence ATGGAACTGTTGCTCGCGCTGATCGTCGGGGTGCTGACCGCCGCCGGCGTGTATCTGACGCTGCGCGCCCGGACCTTTACGGTGGTGCTGGGGCTCGCCTTGCTGTCTTACGCGGTCAATTTGTTTCTGTTCGCCATGGGCCGTCTCACCGTCGGTCAGCCGCCGCTGATCGCCGCCAGCGCGGCCGGATACGCCGATCCGGTGCCGCAAGCGTTGGTGCTGACGGCCATCGTCATCAGCTTCGCCATGACCGCGTTCGTCATCGCATTGGCGCTCAAGGCACGGGCGGAGCTGGGCAACGACCATGTGGATGGGCGACACCGGTCATGA